The Thermus hydrothermalis nucleotide sequence CACAAGGAAGGGCCCCTGGACATGCGCATGGGGCTGGAAGGCCCCACGGCCATGGAGGTGGTGAACACCTTCCCCTTGGAGGAGCTTTACCGCATCCTGCGGGACCTAGGGGAAGAGAAGCAGGCCTACCGCATCGCCAAGGCCATCGTGGAGGCGAGGAAGAAGGCCCCCATCCGCACCACCACCCAGCTGGCGGAGGTGGTGCAAAGGGCCGTGGGCTTCCGCAAGGCGGGACACCCCGCCCGCAAGACCTTCCAAGCCCTGCGCATCTACGTGAACGACGAGCTTGGGGCCTTGGAAGACTTCCTCCACCAGGCCAAGAAGGCGCTAAAGCCCGGGGGCAGGCTGGTGGTCATCACCTTCCACTCCCTGGAAGACCGCTTGGTCAAGCGCTTCCTAAGGGAAAGCGGCCTCAAGGTGCTCACCAAAAAACCCCTCACCCCAAGCCCTGAGGAGGTGGCCCAGAACCCGCGGGCGAGGAGCGCCAAGCTGCGGGCAGGGGAAAAGGAGGCGGCATGAGGGCGGCGGTGCGCTTTGGCCTCCTTTACCTCCTCGCCCTCCTCCTCCTCTTTGCCCTGGGCCACCACAACCAAGCCACCCAGAAGGAGCTCGCCAAGATGCAGAAAAGGCTCGCCGAGCTCCAGGCGGAAGAGGAAGCCCTGCTCCAAGAAGCCTGGCGGGCAAGCCGCCCCTTGCGGGTCCTGGAGTGGGCCAAGAAGGAGGGGTTCATCCCCATGAGCCAAGGGAGGTGGGCGCCGTGACCACCGGGGTAAGCCGGGTACCTTTGGTCTTCGCCGGGCTTTTCCTTTGGTTTCTCCTCTTCGCCCTAGGGGTGTACACCCTCCTCGCCCACCCGCCCCGCCTGGCCCCTCCCCCGCCCTCCCCGCCCCCGCCTCGAGGGGCCCTGTACGCCCAAGACGGCACTCCCTTGGCCCTCACCCTCCAGGCAGGCCGCACCTACCCCCTAGGGGAAAGCGCAAGCCAACTCCTGGGCTTCGGCGAGCGGGGCTCGGGGAGAGGCCTGGAAGGGCTTGAGCGGGACCTGAACAGAGCCCTAACCGAAGGGCGCTCCTTCACCCTCACCCTAGACCCTTGGGTCCAGGCCATGGCGGAGCAGGCGCTTTGGCAGGGCCTGGCGAAGAGCCGAGGAAGCTTCGCCACCGCCCTCGTGCTAGACCGGGAAGGGCAGCTTCTCGCCGTGGCCAACGGCCCCGCCTTTGACCCCCTGGCCCCGCGCAAGGACCCGGAAAAGGACCTCTCTTGGCGCAACCACGCCTTCCTGGTGCCCTTGGAACCCGGGTCCACCATGAAGGCCCTCACCGCCGCCATGCTCCTGGAGGAAGGGGCGGCAAGCCTCACCACCCGGGTGGAGGCCCCCATGTACCGGGTGGTGGAGGGGTGGACCATCCGGGACGTGGTTCCCCACCCCCCCGTCCTCACCTTGGCGGAGGTGCTGAAGTACTCCTCCAACGTGGGCATTAGCCTGCTGGCCGAGGCCTTGCCCAAGGAGCTTTTCTTCCGGTACATGGAGCGCCTCCACCTCACCGACCCCGAACTCCTCCCCGGGATCCGGGTGGCCGCTCCCCTGGTCACGCCCCCCAGGGAGTGGAGCCGGGCCGCCTACGCCAACCACACCTTCGGCCAGGGCTTCCTAGTAACCCCTCTGCACCTGGCCGCAGCCTTCGGGACCCTGGTGGACGGGGTCTACCGCCCGCCCATCCTCCTCGCCGGAAGCCAGCGCCAGGGGGAAAGGGTGTTCTCCCCGGCCACGGCCAAGGCCGTGCGCCAGGCCCTTACGGATGGCCTTGCTCCCCGGGCCCACCTCCCGGGATACCGCCTGGCCGGCAAGACGGGCACCGCCCAGGTGGTGGTGAACGGGCGGTACTCCCGCGAGGTCTTCACCGCCTGGTTCGCGGGCTTCGTCCCCGGGGACGAACCCCTTTACACCGTGGTGGTGGCCGTGCACCACCCCAAGGGCGAGGTCCATGGGAGCCAGGTGGCGGCCCCCATCTTCCGGGAGATCGCTAGCCATCTCTTGGCCTACCGGGGCATCGCCCCCTATGCTGAGGAGCGGTGAGGGTATTGTGTATCTTGCTCATGTTAGGGAAGTGACGCCGGAGTGGGTGGCGGAGGCCGCCGGGGGGCGGCTCCACCCGGGGGGAGGGCCGGTGCGGGACCTCCACTGGGACAGCCGGGAGGTGACGCCCCAAAGCCTCTTCGTGGCCCTCCCCGGAACCCGGACCCACGGGCGCGCCTTCATCCCCGAAGCCCGGGCCAAGGGGGCAAGCCTCGTCCTGGCGGACACCCCCGGCGAGGCCACGGTGGAGGTGGAAGACCCTGGCCAAGGGCTTCTCCGCCTGGGGAACGCCCTGAGGCGGCTTTTCCCAGGGGTGGTGGTGGCGGTGGGCGGGAGTTCGGGCAAGACCACCACCAAGGAGGCCCTGGCCCAGGGCTTAGGGTTTCCCGCCCCCTTCGGCAACCAGAACACCGCCCCGCCTCTAGCCCGCTTCTTTTTCCACCTAGACCCCAAGGCGGAGGGAGCCGTGGTGGAGCTCGGGGTGGACCGGGTGGGGGAGATGGCGGAGCTCATGGCCCTGGCCGAGCCCACCCTTTCCGTCCTCACCGCCCTGGGGGAGGAACACCTTCTAGCCTTCGGGAGCCTGGAAGGCGTGGTGGCGGAAGAGGCCCAGCTCCTAAAGGCTCCCCAGGCCCTGGTGAGCCTCCAGGCCAAGGAGGTGCTCCTGGCCTTCCGCCGTTATAAGGGGGAGCCCACCTACGGCTTCGGGGAGGCCACCTTCTCCGGCGAAAGCCTGGAGCTTTTGGCCGGGAAGACCCGCTTCCGCTACCGCCACCTCCGGGTGGAGGTTCCCTATCCTGGCCTCGGCCCCGCCTTGGGGGCCCTGGCCGCCTTGGCGGTGGCGGAGCTCTTGGGGAAGGACCTGGAAGGGGTGGCGGAAAGGCTTGCCGCCTTGTGCCTGCCCCCAGGGCGCATGGAGCGGAGGGTCCTGGGAGGCGTGGTTTTCCTCAACGATGCCTACAACGCCAACCCCCTTTCCGTAAAGGCGGGGCTCGCCTGGCTCGCCGCCCAGCCTGGCCGGAAGTGGGTGGTCCTGGGGGAGATGCGGGAGCTTGGGAGCTTGGCGGAGCGCCTCCACCTCGAGGTGGCGGAGGAAGCGGCCAGGCTGGGGCTAAGGCCCCTCTACCTGGGCCCCCACGCCAAGGCCCAGGCCGCCCTTGGGGGCGAGGCGGCGGAAACGTTGGAGGAAGCCCTGGCCTGGCTCAAAGCCCGCGTGGCCCCGGGGGACCTCGTCTACCTGAAGGCCTCGAGGGCCGTGGGCTTGGAAAGGATCCTGGAGCTATGGGACGCCTAAGCCCCCTTCTCCTTCTCCTCGCCGCCTGCGCCCCCTTGCAGGCCGCCGCCCCCACGCTCCCCTACCCCGGGGGCTTCGCCCGTGGGGGCTTGGTGGAGGGCCGCTTCCAGGCCATCCTCCCCGGCCCACCCCTCTTCCTGGACGCAAGCGAAGAGGCCCTTTACGCCGCCTACCCCTACCAACTCTTGGTCCTCAAGGGAGGCGCTCTGGAAAGCCTTCCCCTCCCCGGCGTCCCCCGCTTCCTCCGCGCCCGCCCGAGGCCCGTGGTGGGCCTCGAGGGGGCGGTCTGGGTGGAAGGGAACCTCCTTCCCTACCCAGCCCAGGACGCCTTCCTCAGCGAGGAGGGGCTTTTCTGGGTGGGAAGGGAAGGGCTTTACCGGGAAAGGACCCTCCTCCAAAGGGGAGCCTACAGCCAGGTGGTGGCCTGGGAGGGGGCCGTGGCCCTGGGGAAGGAGGCCTTCTTCTACCCCGAGGGGAAGACCCTCCCCCTTCCCGCCCCGGCCCTAAAGGCCCAAGCGGGGGCCTGCGGGGTGGTGGCCCTTTTGGGGAAGGCGGTCTACCTGGTGCGCCCAGAAGGGGCGAAGCCCTTGGCCGAGGCCACGGACTTCGCCGCCTTTGGGGAAAGGGTCTACCTGGTGCCCGGGGAACGCATCCTCTCCTGTAAGGAGGTGGTATGGCCTTAGCCCTTCTCCTCTCCTGGCTCTTCACCGGCATCTGGATCACCTTCATGCGGGGCCTGGGGCTAGGCAAACGCGTGCGCCAGGACGGCCCCCAGTCCCACCTGGCCAAGGAAGGGACCCCCAGCATGGGGGGTGTGGCCTTCCTCCTCGCCGCCTTCCTGGCCTACTGGGCCTTGGGCAAGGACCCCTTCCTGGGGCTTTGGCTCTTGGGGCTAGGCTTCGCCCTCCTCGGGCTTTTGGACGACCTGGGCAACAGCCTCGCCCGCCCGCTCAAGGCCCGGGAAAAGCTCTTCTTCCAAGGGCTCATGGCCCTGGTCTTCGCCCTCTACGCCGCAAGGCAGGTGGCCTACACCCCTTGGCCCATCCTGGACGTCCTCCTCATCTTCCTGGCCGTGGTAGGGGCTGCCAACGCGTTCAACTTCACGGATGGCCTGGACGGGCTTCTCGCCAGCGTCACCGCCATCCTCCTCCTGCCCTTTTACCCTTACCCCTTCGCCCAAACCCTTCTGGGGAGCCTCCTCGGCTTCCTCTGGCACAACGCCCCCAAGGCGAAGGTCTTCATGGGGGATACGGGAAGCCAGGCCCTGGGGGCCATGGTGGCGGGGCTTTTCGCCCTAACGGGGCACCTTTGGCTCCTGCCCCTCGCCGCCATCGTTCCCGTGCTGGAGGTGCTTTCCGTGGTGGCCCAGGTGGCCTACTTCCGCCGCACGGGAAGGAGGCTTTTCCGCATGAGCCCCTTGCACCACCACTTTGAGCTTTTGGGCTGGGAAGAGGCCAAGATCGTCTTCCGCTTCGCCATCCTCACCGCCTTGGCCACGGCCCTGGCCTTTGGGCTTGGAGGTGGGGCGTGATCCTGGTCTTTGGGCTTGGCCGAAGCGGGCTTGGGGTCCTGCGCTTCTTGAAGGCGCGGGGCCTTCCCGCCCGCTTCTACGACGACCGCCCCAAGGAGGCAGAGGTGG carries:
- the rsmH gene encoding 16S rRNA (cytosine(1402)-N(4))-methyltransferase RsmH, producing MEGITAHVPVMYQEALDLLAVKPGEVYVDATLGGAGHTRGILERGGLVIGLDQDPEAVARAEALGLSGLRVFQKNFRHLEEVLKEAGVGQVAGILADLGVSSFHLEDPKRGFSYHKEGPLDMRMGLEGPTAMEVVNTFPLEELYRILRDLGEEKQAYRIAKAIVEARKKAPIRTTTQLAEVVQRAVGFRKAGHPARKTFQALRIYVNDELGALEDFLHQAKKALKPGGRLVVITFHSLEDRLVKRFLRESGLKVLTKKPLTPSPEEVAQNPRARSAKLRAGEKEAA
- a CDS encoding peptidoglycan D,D-transpeptidase FtsI family protein, which encodes MTTGVSRVPLVFAGLFLWFLLFALGVYTLLAHPPRLAPPPPSPPPPRGALYAQDGTPLALTLQAGRTYPLGESASQLLGFGERGSGRGLEGLERDLNRALTEGRSFTLTLDPWVQAMAEQALWQGLAKSRGSFATALVLDREGQLLAVANGPAFDPLAPRKDPEKDLSWRNHAFLVPLEPGSTMKALTAAMLLEEGAASLTTRVEAPMYRVVEGWTIRDVVPHPPVLTLAEVLKYSSNVGISLLAEALPKELFFRYMERLHLTDPELLPGIRVAAPLVTPPREWSRAAYANHTFGQGFLVTPLHLAAAFGTLVDGVYRPPILLAGSQRQGERVFSPATAKAVRQALTDGLAPRAHLPGYRLAGKTGTAQVVVNGRYSREVFTAWFAGFVPGDEPLYTVVVAVHHPKGEVHGSQVAAPIFREIASHLLAYRGIAPYAEER
- a CDS encoding UDP-N-acetylmuramoyl-tripeptide--D-alanyl-D-alanine ligase, with the translated sequence MLRSGEGIVYLAHVREVTPEWVAEAAGGRLHPGGGPVRDLHWDSREVTPQSLFVALPGTRTHGRAFIPEARAKGASLVLADTPGEATVEVEDPGQGLLRLGNALRRLFPGVVVAVGGSSGKTTTKEALAQGLGFPAPFGNQNTAPPLARFFFHLDPKAEGAVVELGVDRVGEMAELMALAEPTLSVLTALGEEHLLAFGSLEGVVAEEAQLLKAPQALVSLQAKEVLLAFRRYKGEPTYGFGEATFSGESLELLAGKTRFRYRHLRVEVPYPGLGPALGALAALAVAELLGKDLEGVAERLAALCLPPGRMERRVLGGVVFLNDAYNANPLSVKAGLAWLAAQPGRKWVVLGEMRELGSLAERLHLEVAEEAARLGLRPLYLGPHAKAQAALGGEAAETLEEALAWLKARVAPGDLVYLKASRAVGLERILELWDA
- a CDS encoding phospho-N-acetylmuramoyl-pentapeptide-transferase is translated as MALALLLSWLFTGIWITFMRGLGLGKRVRQDGPQSHLAKEGTPSMGGVAFLLAAFLAYWALGKDPFLGLWLLGLGFALLGLLDDLGNSLARPLKAREKLFFQGLMALVFALYAARQVAYTPWPILDVLLIFLAVVGAANAFNFTDGLDGLLASVTAILLLPFYPYPFAQTLLGSLLGFLWHNAPKAKVFMGDTGSQALGAMVAGLFALTGHLWLLPLAAIVPVLEVLSVVAQVAYFRRTGRRLFRMSPLHHHFELLGWEEAKIVFRFAILTALATALAFGLGGGA